In Thermococcus camini, a genomic segment contains:
- a CDS encoding MFS transporter codes for MEEREKKIFGISWNVFLLGIVSFLNDMSSEMIMPIMPSYLMEVLGTGKLLGGSVMGAIESMSSLFKVAFGYVSDRFRKRKAFVFAGYALSTLAKGALAFTRYWWDFLLLRAVDRIGKGVRTAPRDALIAESSEKGKTGKSFGFHRMMDTLGAVAGPLVAIGLIELLKSLPAETAYRYIFLLSAVPGAISLLVIILLVKDRGGEVKKKIKGISTLRDRNLQLFLAVVAIGALGRYSYAFTMWKAQELGYSVVQSMAFYALFNLIYALSAYPLGTYSDTFGKKRMITLGFGVAALAALAFTYARDLYTLIAAFVLYGIYIAIEDTIPRAYMADLAREYEKGTIIGAYHTVFGIFVLPASVIAGWLWGSYSLAYAFTFAALMNFVAMLLMAFVREQ; via the coding sequence ATGGAGGAAAGGGAGAAGAAGATATTCGGAATAAGCTGGAACGTCTTCTTACTTGGAATCGTCAGCTTCCTCAACGACATGAGCAGCGAGATGATAATGCCGATAATGCCGAGCTACCTGATGGAGGTCCTCGGTACCGGGAAGCTGCTCGGCGGTTCAGTTATGGGCGCGATAGAGAGCATGAGCTCGCTGTTCAAGGTTGCCTTTGGCTACGTGAGCGACCGCTTTAGAAAGAGAAAGGCCTTTGTCTTCGCCGGTTACGCCCTCTCAACCCTCGCCAAAGGAGCCTTAGCTTTCACCCGCTACTGGTGGGACTTCCTCCTCCTGCGCGCGGTGGACAGGATAGGAAAGGGGGTAAGAACAGCCCCCAGGGATGCGCTTATAGCGGAATCGAGCGAAAAAGGGAAGACCGGAAAGTCCTTCGGCTTCCACAGGATGATGGACACCCTCGGAGCCGTCGCCGGACCGCTCGTTGCAATCGGCCTGATAGAGCTTCTCAAAAGCCTGCCAGCTGAAACGGCCTACCGCTACATCTTCCTGCTCTCCGCGGTTCCCGGCGCGATATCGCTCCTCGTGATAATCCTCCTAGTGAAGGACCGGGGCGGTGAGGTCAAGAAGAAGATAAAGGGCATATCCACACTGAGGGACAGGAACCTGCAGCTCTTCCTCGCGGTGGTGGCTATAGGTGCACTCGGAAGGTACAGCTACGCCTTCACGATGTGGAAAGCTCAGGAGCTCGGCTACTCCGTGGTTCAGAGTATGGCATTCTACGCACTCTTCAACCTCATTTACGCCCTCTCGGCCTATCCCCTCGGAACCTACTCCGACACCTTCGGCAAGAAGAGGATGATAACCCTGGGCTTCGGCGTTGCGGCTTTGGCGGCTCTGGCTTTCACCTACGCGAGGGACCTCTACACGCTCATAGCGGCCTTCGTGCTTTACGGGATTTACATCGCCATCGAGGATACGATTCCGAGGGCATACATGGCGGATCTGGCGAGGGAATACGAGAAGGGAACTATAATAGGCGCCTACCACACGGTCTTCGGAATCTTTGTCCTTCCGGCGTCGGTGATAGCGGGCTGGCTCTGGGGAAGCTACTCACTGGCCTACGCCTTCACCTTCGCAGCTCTGATGAACTTCGTTGCCATGCTCCTAATGGCCTTCGTGAGGGAGCAGTGA
- a CDS encoding PadR family transcriptional regulator codes for MKYRDFLTLHILHHASEEPVTGSFMMEELGRHGYHVSPGTIYPLLHALEKESLLKSHWEVRGGRRVRVYEITKIGRKTLDEGRERLKELCTELLGE; via the coding sequence ATGAAGTACCGAGATTTTCTCACCCTGCACATACTCCACCACGCGAGCGAAGAACCCGTCACGGGCTCCTTCATGATGGAAGAGCTTGGGAGGCACGGCTACCACGTCAGCCCTGGAACCATATATCCCCTCCTCCACGCCCTTGAGAAGGAAAGCCTCCTTAAGAGCCACTGGGAGGTCCGGGGCGGGAGACGGGTTAGGGTTTACGAGATAACGAAAATCGGCCGGAAAACCCTAGACGAGGGCAGGGAAAGGTTGAAGGAGCTCTGCACGGAACTGCTGGGGGAATAA
- a CDS encoding hotdog domain-containing protein yields the protein MEQRTHRLTSKRLVGKPVKIEKNYAEVLLETTEEMAVDEYGLVHGGFTFGLADYAAMLAVNEPTVVLGKAEVKFLKPVKVGEKLIAKAQVSEDHGKKKIVNGDVFNERSEKVFEGIFHCYVLEKHVLE from the coding sequence ATGGAGCAGAGGACTCACAGGCTGACCTCCAAAAGACTGGTTGGAAAGCCCGTGAAAATCGAGAAGAACTACGCAGAAGTCCTTCTGGAGACGACTGAAGAGATGGCCGTCGATGAGTACGGGCTGGTTCACGGGGGCTTCACCTTCGGCTTAGCCGACTACGCGGCAATGCTCGCTGTGAACGAGCCAACGGTCGTGCTCGGGAAGGCTGAAGTGAAGTTCCTGAAGCCAGTTAAGGTCGGTGAAAAGCTGATTGCTAAGGCCCAGGTGAGTGAAGATCACGGAAAAAAGAAAATTGTGAATGGTGATGTCTTCAACGAGAGGAGCGAGAAGGTCTTTGAAGGCATTTTCCACTGCTACGTCCTGGAGAAGCACGTGCTCGAATGA
- a CDS encoding DUF2240 family protein, protein MHPLKRAVEYKGSVEFTRSELVGILAFSLRLMDVKTAKELIAKSLEEGLLEERDGLLVVNKSLLAEEEAEEDLFNEMVTHIADSLGWEREEVLEGIKALRERYGDLDEKVLAYLLGMDKGVDMSRFKDRLEL, encoded by the coding sequence TTGCACCCACTGAAACGGGCCGTTGAGTATAAAGGTTCAGTTGAGTTCACCCGGAGCGAGCTCGTCGGGATACTGGCCTTCAGCCTCCGCCTGATGGATGTAAAGACCGCGAAGGAGCTTATAGCGAAGTCTCTGGAGGAGGGCCTCCTTGAGGAAAGAGATGGGCTTCTGGTGGTCAACAAAAGCCTGCTCGCGGAGGAAGAGGCCGAGGAGGACCTCTTCAACGAGATGGTGACTCATATCGCAGATTCCCTAGGCTGGGAGCGGGAGGAGGTTCTTGAGGGAATAAAAGCCCTCCGCGAGCGCTACGGCGACCTCGACGAGAAGGTTCTCGCCTATCTCCTCGGCATGGACAAGGGGGTGGATATGTCGAGGTTTAAAGACAGGCTCGAGCTGTGA
- a CDS encoding nicotinamidase, whose amino-acid sequence MPGEALIVVDMQRDFMPGGALPVPEGDKIIPRCNEYIREFRKRGALIVATRDWHPENHVSFREHGGIWPKHCVQNTPGAEFVVELPADAVIISKATEPDKEAYSGFEGTDLADILRRNEVRRVYICGVATEYCVRATALDALKHGFEVYLLRDAVKGIKPQDEERALKELENAGVKVL is encoded by the coding sequence ATGCCCGGGGAGGCGCTCATAGTTGTGGACATGCAGAGGGATTTCATGCCCGGGGGCGCTTTGCCGGTTCCGGAGGGGGACAAAATAATCCCCCGGTGCAACGAGTACATCAGGGAGTTCAGAAAAAGGGGGGCTTTAATAGTTGCCACCCGTGACTGGCATCCCGAGAACCACGTCAGCTTTAGGGAGCATGGAGGGATATGGCCGAAGCACTGCGTTCAAAACACCCCCGGGGCGGAGTTCGTCGTTGAACTGCCCGCCGACGCGGTGATAATCTCGAAAGCTACGGAACCGGATAAGGAGGCCTATTCGGGATTTGAGGGAACGGACCTGGCCGATATACTGAGGAGAAACGAGGTAAGGAGGGTTTACATCTGCGGCGTCGCCACGGAGTACTGCGTTAGAGCCACCGCCCTCGACGCTTTAAAGCACGGCTTCGAAGTTTACCTGCTTCGCGATGCGGTGAAGGGAATCAAACCCCAGGATGAGGAACGGGCTTTGAAGGAGCTTGAGAATGCCGGCGTAAAGGTTCTTTAG